A genomic stretch from Kribbella amoyensis includes:
- a CDS encoding DUF6351 family protein, with protein MALSARPELVTANDVLVTAEVPRDKPLDGVRLKLNGADVTGSFRADASTHTLTGLVDRLGPGRNHLVATAGPLRDQLVLTNHPATGPVISGPHEQPYACTTDKFRLVDGSTLGAPLDPDCSVATRVDYAYRSTAGRTKPLPDPATRPADLATTTTITGETVPFLIRIETGTLNRSIYQIAMLHDPATDDPTYSQRSPGWNERLIYTFGGGCRRGWYTQGTDTGGVLDPQMLGRGYAVASASLNVFGNNCNDLLAAETMMMVKERFVERYGDPLFTIGWGSSGGSYQSHQIADNYPGLLDGIVVGRSFPDVASATNITLFDARLLEHYFTEVAPGAFSQEEQRQVAGFLRWQSIRNLSDGAKRLDPVAEFPDELPAELRYHPQTNPGGARADVYDHTANVYGRDPATGFARRPLDNVGVQYGLAALNSGAISTQQFLDLNEGIGGLDLDAVPTTARTSADPIARNAAYRTGRVLFGGAGLAGTPIIDYRSYSEDAANGDIHMMTHGFATRARLEAANGDADNQVFLVEDSRYGGFSLTSPTLRYALTSMEEWLTALVGDDSALPAHQKVVRTKPAELTDACWSRDAAPRKIVQRLTADNAGECGQLFPAYSTPRLVAGAPLPDDVVTCHRKAVAWSDYSVSFSPAERERMSRIFPSGVCDWTKPGVGQQPLRDTWPAVK; from the coding sequence GTGGCGTTGTCCGCACGGCCCGAACTGGTGACGGCGAACGACGTGCTCGTCACCGCGGAGGTGCCGCGCGACAAGCCGCTGGACGGGGTGCGGCTCAAGCTCAACGGCGCCGACGTCACCGGTTCCTTCCGGGCCGACGCGAGCACACACACCCTGACCGGCCTGGTTGATCGGCTGGGGCCTGGCCGCAATCACCTGGTCGCGACCGCCGGGCCGCTCCGCGACCAGCTCGTCCTGACGAACCATCCGGCGACCGGTCCCGTGATCAGCGGTCCGCACGAACAGCCGTACGCCTGCACCACCGACAAGTTCCGGCTGGTCGACGGCAGCACACTCGGCGCACCGCTCGACCCGGACTGCTCGGTGGCCACCCGGGTCGACTACGCGTACCGCTCGACGGCGGGCCGGACGAAACCGCTGCCGGATCCCGCGACGAGACCCGCCGATCTCGCCACCACGACCACCATCACCGGCGAGACGGTCCCGTTCCTGATCCGGATCGAGACCGGCACGCTGAACCGCTCGATCTACCAGATCGCCATGCTGCACGACCCGGCGACGGACGACCCGACGTACTCCCAGCGCAGCCCCGGCTGGAACGAGCGGCTCATCTACACCTTCGGCGGGGGCTGCCGGCGCGGCTGGTACACCCAGGGCACGGACACCGGCGGCGTCCTGGACCCGCAGATGCTCGGGCGCGGCTACGCGGTCGCGTCGGCGTCGCTGAACGTCTTCGGCAACAACTGCAACGACCTGCTCGCGGCCGAGACGATGATGATGGTCAAGGAACGCTTCGTCGAGCGGTACGGCGATCCGCTCTTCACCATCGGCTGGGGATCGTCCGGTGGGTCGTACCAGAGCCATCAGATCGCGGACAACTACCCGGGCCTGCTCGACGGCATCGTGGTCGGCCGGAGCTTTCCCGACGTCGCGTCGGCGACCAACATCACGCTGTTCGACGCCCGGCTGCTCGAGCACTACTTCACCGAGGTCGCGCCGGGCGCGTTCAGCCAGGAGGAGCAGCGCCAGGTCGCCGGATTCCTGCGCTGGCAGAGCATCCGCAATCTCAGCGACGGGGCGAAACGGCTCGACCCGGTCGCCGAGTTCCCCGACGAGTTGCCCGCGGAGCTGCGCTACCACCCGCAGACCAATCCCGGTGGTGCGCGCGCGGACGTCTACGACCACACCGCCAACGTCTACGGACGGGACCCGGCCACCGGGTTCGCCCGGCGACCGCTGGACAACGTGGGCGTGCAGTACGGACTGGCCGCGCTGAACTCGGGCGCGATCAGCACGCAGCAGTTCCTCGACCTCAACGAAGGCATCGGCGGCCTGGACCTCGATGCCGTACCGACGACCGCGCGCACGTCGGCCGATCCGATCGCCCGGAACGCCGCCTACCGGACCGGCCGGGTGTTGTTCGGCGGGGCGGGCCTGGCCGGTACGCCGATCATCGACTACCGGTCGTACTCCGAGGACGCCGCGAACGGCGACATCCACATGATGACGCACGGTTTCGCCACCCGGGCCCGGCTGGAGGCGGCGAACGGCGACGCGGACAACCAGGTCTTCCTGGTCGAGGACAGCCGCTACGGCGGGTTCAGCCTGACCAGCCCGACCTTGCGCTACGCCCTGACGAGCATGGAGGAATGGCTGACCGCGCTCGTCGGCGACGACTCGGCGCTGCCCGCCCACCAGAAGGTGGTCCGGACCAAGCCGGCGGAGCTCACCGACGCCTGCTGGAGTCGTGATGCGGCGCCGCGCAAGATCGTCCAGCGGCTCACGGCGGACAACGCGGGCGAATGCGGCCAGCTCTTCCCCGCCTACTCCACCCCACGCCTGGTGGCCGGCGCGCCGCTCCCCGACGACGTGGTGACCTGCCACCGCAAGGCCGTTGCCTGGAGCGACTACTCGGTCAGCTTCAGCCCGGCCGAGCGCGAGCGGATGTCGAGGATCTTCCCGTCGGGCGTGTGCGACTGGACCAAACCGGGCGTCGGTCAGCAGCCGTTGCGCGACACCTGGCCGGCGGTCAAGTGA
- a CDS encoding glycosyl hydrolase, whose translation MPGLTAETFADPPATVRPKYRWWMPMAFTDDDQLRAELADMKAVGAGGAEVATTPAIGPRAADPDFLAEYGWGSPRWAGKVRTMLETADELDLGLDFTISPRWPAIVPTVTDVNDPRAAQEVVFSHAFVKGGTKYSGPLPANLRPKPPAGARPTPVAVLLARCADAACDGQAGGPRMLHRDSVQDLTSSVGDDGTLTVEVPGDAADTYVLIGFFHTGDGQVRNNFTTTKPNYVLDHLSEQGVRATTQFYDTSILTPPVREALDAVGRVDLFEDSLELGDSQKWTWDFTDQWEQRRGYSPIPVLPALTDAGSSGLTAAPFFDFTDGSGARIRTDYRQTWNDLYVNSRLVPLRRWANERGMALRTQPYGGPVDTPEAATHVDVPEGESLVFYDNIEPYRLVSVGAHLNGTQVVSSECCAARESVWATTAGGWRNSANLDSVYRGYAGGVTQVIWHGYPYLSKGEGTADQAIWPGMSYGGNTSFSEAWGAKGGPNWPDYKAINDHLARLQLVLRQGKPTFDVAVYLQDFGLRSPATTLTGPKSLLESDSPLARRGYTYEYLSPAHLRMPSAQVTDGRLFPAAGEHQAIVLADQQTMTVDTARRLLDLAADGLPIVFAGQVPSATPGFHDAAKQDAELRRMIAELTAQPGVHRVADLAAVPDLLARLGITPAAAPTTPSADVLSVRRSDATTNYYYLFNQRSWATEQQVTLTGEGRPYKLNTWTGEVTPLTDYRKTPNGVVVDVDLAAADTAVIALSTRQDDTFKWSARADHGPTLAKNTGLGTEVLDDWTLQVESWSRGTSGRPGDTAKTTLPAVAPVAGDRGTLPPWSAITPANGYGTDLGDVSGVGTYTSTFTLDDSWDGVRTADLDLGKAVDTVTVTLNGTQLPASNPQDLRHLEVGHLLRVGENTLTVRVASTLLNAVRVAPGTGAAARPRMDYGLLGPVRLTPREAKEPTLVVEALERELPLAAGATNRARVRIANNSPRPVSVGVHVTTGDGVEATPDRPTLEIPGRSSATALVRVNGERASGSSVLAVDAVADNGAAGQDHVTLRHSDDLAVNTTGSQYPSVWASSYQYQHPPSMLTDGSASTHWVSAGQTPGQAPTPESPEYLGVDLGFATQVGAVGLSGRENWAPRAYDVQTSLDGKQWTTVLSVEGEASPRATTLPVVPTEARYVRLRITETSSPTSPGHNTQLAQFAVYSTAR comes from the coding sequence GTGCCAGGGTTGACCGCCGAGACGTTCGCCGATCCGCCCGCGACGGTGCGTCCGAAGTACCGCTGGTGGATGCCGATGGCCTTCACCGACGACGACCAGCTGCGCGCCGAGCTCGCCGACATGAAGGCAGTCGGCGCGGGTGGGGCGGAGGTCGCCACGACTCCCGCCATCGGGCCGCGGGCGGCGGACCCCGACTTCCTGGCGGAGTACGGCTGGGGTTCGCCGCGCTGGGCCGGCAAGGTCCGCACGATGCTGGAGACGGCGGACGAGCTCGACCTGGGCCTGGACTTCACGATCAGCCCACGCTGGCCGGCGATCGTCCCCACGGTGACCGACGTCAACGATCCGCGGGCCGCGCAGGAGGTGGTGTTCTCGCACGCCTTCGTCAAGGGCGGCACGAAGTACAGCGGTCCCCTGCCGGCCAACCTCCGGCCGAAACCCCCGGCCGGGGCACGGCCCACCCCGGTCGCGGTCCTGCTGGCCCGGTGCGCGGACGCGGCCTGCGACGGTCAGGCCGGCGGTCCACGGATGCTCCACCGCGACAGCGTGCAGGACCTCACCAGCAGCGTCGGCGACGACGGCACACTGACCGTCGAGGTACCGGGCGACGCCGCCGACACCTACGTCCTGATCGGCTTCTTCCACACCGGCGACGGCCAGGTACGCAACAACTTCACCACGACCAAGCCGAACTACGTCCTCGACCACCTCAGCGAACAGGGTGTCCGGGCCACGACGCAGTTCTACGACACCTCGATCCTCACCCCACCGGTCCGGGAGGCGCTCGACGCCGTCGGCCGGGTCGACCTCTTCGAGGACTCGCTCGAACTCGGCGACTCGCAGAAGTGGACGTGGGACTTCACCGACCAGTGGGAGCAGCGGCGCGGCTACTCGCCGATCCCGGTCCTCCCGGCCCTCACCGACGCCGGCTCCTCGGGCCTCACCGCGGCCCCGTTCTTCGACTTCACCGACGGCAGCGGCGCGCGCATCCGGACCGACTACCGGCAGACCTGGAACGACCTCTACGTCAACTCCCGGCTCGTACCGCTCCGCCGGTGGGCCAACGAACGAGGCATGGCGCTGCGGACCCAGCCGTACGGCGGCCCCGTGGACACCCCGGAAGCGGCCACGCACGTCGACGTTCCCGAGGGCGAGTCGCTGGTGTTCTACGACAACATCGAGCCCTATCGGCTGGTATCGGTCGGCGCGCACCTGAACGGTACCCAGGTGGTGTCGAGCGAGTGTTGCGCGGCCCGGGAGAGCGTCTGGGCGACGACGGCCGGCGGCTGGCGGAACTCGGCCAACCTCGACTCCGTGTACCGCGGCTACGCGGGCGGCGTGACCCAGGTGATCTGGCACGGCTACCCGTATCTGAGCAAGGGTGAAGGGACCGCCGACCAGGCGATCTGGCCGGGCATGTCGTACGGGGGCAACACCTCGTTCTCCGAGGCCTGGGGAGCCAAGGGCGGGCCCAACTGGCCGGACTACAAGGCGATCAACGACCACCTCGCCCGGCTGCAACTGGTGCTCCGGCAAGGGAAACCGACCTTCGACGTCGCCGTCTACCTGCAGGACTTCGGGCTGCGGTCGCCGGCCACCACGCTCACCGGGCCGAAGTCTCTGCTGGAGAGCGACTCGCCCTTGGCCCGACGTGGTTACACGTACGAGTACCTCAGCCCGGCCCACTTGCGGATGCCGTCGGCCCAGGTGACGGACGGGCGGTTGTTCCCGGCGGCCGGTGAGCACCAGGCGATCGTGCTCGCGGATCAGCAGACGATGACGGTCGACACCGCGCGCCGGTTGCTCGACCTGGCCGCGGACGGGCTGCCCATCGTCTTCGCCGGTCAGGTGCCCTCGGCAACACCGGGCTTCCACGACGCGGCCAAGCAGGATGCCGAGCTGCGGCGGATGATCGCGGAACTGACCGCGCAGCCCGGGGTCCACCGGGTGGCCGACCTCGCCGCCGTACCGGACCTGCTCGCCCGGCTCGGGATCACGCCGGCCGCCGCGCCCACGACGCCGTCGGCCGACGTACTGTCCGTCCGTCGGTCCGACGCAACCACCAACTACTACTACCTGTTCAACCAGCGGTCGTGGGCGACCGAGCAGCAGGTGACGCTCACGGGCGAGGGACGGCCGTACAAGCTGAACACCTGGACCGGCGAGGTCACTCCGCTCACCGACTACCGGAAGACCCCGAACGGCGTCGTCGTCGACGTCGATCTGGCGGCGGCCGACACCGCGGTCATCGCGCTGTCGACGCGGCAGGACGACACCTTCAAATGGTCCGCGCGTGCTGATCACGGTCCGACCCTGGCCAAGAACACCGGCCTGGGCACCGAGGTTCTCGACGACTGGACCCTCCAGGTGGAGAGCTGGAGCCGGGGCACGTCAGGCCGGCCCGGCGACACCGCCAAGACGACCCTTCCGGCCGTCGCTCCTGTCGCCGGTGACCGGGGAACGCTGCCGCCGTGGTCGGCGATCACACCGGCGAACGGCTACGGCACCGACCTCGGCGACGTGTCCGGGGTCGGCACTTACACCTCGACCTTCACCCTCGACGACTCCTGGGACGGAGTCCGCACGGCCGACCTGGATCTGGGCAAAGCCGTCGACACCGTCACCGTCACCCTGAACGGCACCCAGCTTCCGGCGAGCAACCCGCAGGACCTCCGCCACCTCGAGGTCGGACACCTTCTGCGGGTCGGTGAGAACACCCTGACGGTTCGCGTGGCGTCGACCCTCCTCAACGCGGTCCGGGTCGCACCCGGCACCGGGGCAGCCGCCCGGCCACGCATGGACTATGGGCTACTGGGGCCGGTACGCCTGACCCCGCGGGAGGCCAAGGAGCCGACCTTGGTGGTGGAGGCCCTCGAGCGGGAACTGCCGCTGGCCGCCGGAGCCACCAACCGGGCCCGCGTGCGGATCGCCAACAACTCCCCCAGACCCGTGTCGGTCGGGGTCCATGTGACGACCGGCGACGGGGTCGAGGCGACGCCGGACCGGCCGACCCTGGAGATTCCGGGCCGGTCTTCGGCGACGGCGCTCGTGCGCGTGAACGGTGAGCGCGCGTCGGGCTCGTCCGTCCTCGCCGTAGACGCGGTGGCGGACAACGGGGCGGCGGGGCAGGACCACGTGACGCTCCGGCACTCCGACGACCTGGCGGTCAACACCACCGGCAGCCAGTACCCGAGCGTCTGGGCGTCGAGTTACCAGTACCAGCATCCGCCGTCGATGCTGACCGACGGATCCGCGTCGACGCACTGGGTGTCCGCCGGTCAGACGCCCGGTCAGGCACCGACCCCGGAGTCGCCGGAGTACCTGGGTGTGGACCTCGGCTTCGCCACGCAGGTGGGTGCGGTCGGGTTGAGCGGCCGGGAGAACTGGGCGCCGAGGGCGTACGACGTGCAGACCTCCCTGGACGGGAAGCAATGGACGACCGTGCTGTCGGTCGAGGGCGAAGCGAGTCCTCGGGCAACCACCTTGCCCGTCGTCCCGACAGAGGCGCGGTACGTACGGCTCCGCATCACCGAGACGTCCTCACCGACGTCTCCCGGTCACAACACACAGTTGGCCCAGTTCGCTGTCTACTCCACCGCCCGTTGA
- a CDS encoding family 78 glycoside hydrolase catalytic domain, whose protein sequence is MTLEQQTGRDEQIRRATPYDLRIDGRPSREEGSRAVNPAFRPRPRLSWRTDAADREGYEVVVLAEDGRSVWSSGPRDSVEFFVAVGTELVAHAVYRWRVRVRTGEVWSEWAEASFETGPTSTAARWIGVPTGTRLRQGFRSTGDVERARLHLTAQGLVRAEIDGAPINPGRLDATRTDVTRALVRSYDVTDLVTPGQHALDLVLGLGEWQHTGHEPRVLAELVIRYRDGSVEIVCPDESARLSASRIAIDSPLYLERHDVGLEAGATWTPITEDAFVSTALTLEIDPTPPARVVSSIVPIERSRHDGVRLYDLGVNIAGRSRVELTDAVPTGTIIRVVHGEHVDADGRLDTTNLTMPYDNGRVRQVVEWVATGSPGDVVEPWFAYHGFRYVEVHGLPDDVRAEVRAETLHTALESRAQVVTDNPLVTRLLERAERTMLNNVHGVPEDCPTREQSAWTGDTASVAEYELAAFDTENFLAKWLRDLMTSQQPDGAIPAVAPDVREQRLPADPVWGSAFHRILLGHWLHYGDDALVREALPALRRWADFQLGCRDEDGVVGRSPISYGHDWLALEQTPPPVHHTGATIDCLVALAQLETAFGDDPAAQARRDQADQLRAAARARFHDPARGVFANGSQGAYAVAIEAGILTGGDAEQAAQRISQDILARGNRISGGFATTRSIVRALTTTGHSNVIAELLAQPAAPGIGAMLSSGPGTFWECWWIDPANTGTGSLDHVGLGGPFASWVWEGLAGLRPTSAGYRSFVVAPQFVAGVNDLGLRTRTPRGEVRVSYRFAGSTVAITVDIPPATTATLVLPGEPPRELTAGQHAASIEYVRAAAVVPEPDEKPWTAPSLAPRSADVTGPDGLLRSAIADGRLSTPGSELHLVDRLNCMPIPHAQPLGPIARVLPVDGEAPVARITFAEPLDASDVTFAYALVDLCHEKSAHGAFPTLRLIGADTSERTAVGTTWPAGVNRVAVDLTDWPGRAAVVAVEVSLRFPAHDTEDRVMPASTDAGPRGFHLADIGLSTARRTW, encoded by the coding sequence ATGACACTCGAGCAGCAGACCGGCCGGGACGAACAGATCCGGCGGGCCACACCGTACGACCTGCGGATCGACGGCCGGCCGTCGCGCGAGGAGGGTTCGCGCGCGGTGAATCCTGCCTTCCGTCCCCGGCCCCGTCTGTCGTGGCGTACCGACGCGGCCGACCGCGAGGGGTACGAGGTCGTGGTTCTCGCCGAGGACGGCCGGTCGGTCTGGAGCTCCGGTCCTCGTGACTCCGTGGAGTTCTTCGTTGCCGTCGGCACCGAACTCGTGGCGCATGCCGTCTACCGGTGGCGGGTGCGTGTACGCACCGGTGAGGTGTGGTCCGAGTGGGCGGAGGCGTCCTTCGAGACCGGGCCCACGAGTACCGCCGCGCGGTGGATCGGCGTGCCGACTGGGACGCGGCTCCGTCAGGGGTTCCGCAGCACGGGCGACGTCGAGCGTGCCCGGCTCCACCTCACCGCGCAGGGCCTGGTCCGCGCGGAGATCGACGGCGCACCCATCAACCCTGGCCGCCTCGACGCGACCCGTACCGACGTCACCCGCGCCCTTGTCCGCAGCTATGACGTCACCGACCTCGTCACGCCCGGCCAGCACGCACTGGACCTGGTACTCGGCCTTGGCGAATGGCAGCACACCGGCCACGAACCCCGCGTCCTCGCCGAACTCGTGATCCGGTACCGGGACGGCTCGGTCGAGATCGTCTGTCCCGACGAATCCGCGCGGCTCTCGGCCAGCCGGATCGCGATCGACAGCCCGCTCTACCTGGAGCGACACGACGTCGGACTCGAAGCCGGCGCCACGTGGACCCCGATCACCGAAGACGCGTTCGTCAGTACGGCCCTCACCCTCGAGATCGACCCGACTCCCCCGGCCCGCGTGGTCTCGTCCATCGTCCCCATCGAGCGCTCTCGCCACGACGGCGTTCGCCTGTACGACCTGGGCGTGAACATCGCCGGCCGAAGTCGGGTGGAACTCACCGACGCGGTCCCCACCGGAACGATCATCCGCGTCGTCCACGGCGAGCACGTCGACGCCGACGGTCGGCTCGACACCACCAACCTGACCATGCCGTACGACAACGGGCGGGTGCGCCAGGTGGTCGAGTGGGTCGCGACCGGCAGTCCGGGCGATGTGGTGGAGCCCTGGTTCGCGTACCACGGATTCCGGTACGTCGAGGTCCACGGGTTGCCCGACGACGTGCGGGCGGAGGTCCGGGCCGAGACGCTGCACACCGCCCTCGAATCCAGGGCACAGGTAGTCACCGACAACCCCCTGGTCACACGCCTGCTGGAACGCGCCGAGCGGACCATGCTCAACAACGTGCACGGTGTCCCGGAGGACTGTCCGACCCGCGAGCAGTCCGCGTGGACCGGCGACACCGCCTCGGTCGCGGAGTACGAGCTCGCCGCCTTCGACACCGAGAACTTCCTCGCCAAGTGGCTGCGCGACCTGATGACCAGCCAGCAACCGGACGGAGCGATCCCGGCTGTCGCGCCCGACGTCCGCGAGCAGCGGCTTCCGGCCGATCCTGTCTGGGGCTCGGCGTTCCACCGCATCCTGCTCGGCCACTGGCTGCACTACGGCGACGACGCCCTGGTGCGCGAGGCGCTTCCGGCGCTCCGCCGCTGGGCCGACTTCCAGCTCGGTTGCCGCGACGAGGACGGGGTCGTCGGCCGCTCTCCCATCAGCTACGGCCACGACTGGCTGGCTCTGGAGCAGACACCTCCGCCGGTGCACCACACCGGCGCGACGATCGACTGCCTGGTCGCCCTGGCCCAGCTCGAGACAGCCTTCGGGGACGACCCGGCCGCACAGGCCCGGCGGGATCAGGCCGACCAGCTCCGTGCCGCGGCCCGCGCCCGCTTCCACGATCCGGCGCGCGGCGTGTTCGCGAACGGATCCCAGGGCGCGTACGCCGTCGCGATCGAGGCCGGGATCCTCACCGGCGGCGACGCGGAGCAGGCCGCCCAGCGGATCAGCCAGGACATACTTGCTCGCGGCAACCGGATCTCCGGTGGCTTCGCGACCACCCGGAGCATCGTCCGGGCCCTCACCACCACCGGCCACTCGAACGTCATCGCGGAGCTGCTCGCCCAGCCGGCGGCACCCGGTATCGGGGCGATGCTCTCCTCCGGCCCCGGGACCTTCTGGGAGTGCTGGTGGATCGACCCGGCCAACACCGGGACCGGATCCCTCGACCACGTCGGCCTCGGCGGTCCCTTCGCGAGCTGGGTGTGGGAAGGCCTGGCCGGACTGCGGCCGACCTCCGCCGGGTACCGATCGTTCGTCGTGGCGCCGCAATTCGTGGCCGGCGTCAACGACCTCGGTCTGCGGACCCGGACCCCGCGCGGCGAGGTGCGGGTCAGCTACCGGTTCGCCGGCTCGACCGTCGCGATCACCGTGGACATCCCACCGGCGACGACGGCGACCCTGGTCCTCCCCGGGGAGCCGCCGCGCGAACTCACCGCGGGTCAGCACGCCGCCTCGATCGAGTACGTCCGGGCCGCCGCAGTGGTACCCGAGCCGGACGAGAAGCCCTGGACGGCCCCGTCACTCGCACCGCGTTCGGCCGACGTGACCGGCCCCGACGGTCTGCTCCGCTCGGCGATCGCGGACGGGCGCCTCAGTACGCCTGGTTCCGAGCTCCACCTCGTCGACCGGCTGAACTGCATGCCCATTCCCCACGCCCAGCCGCTCGGCCCGATCGCCCGGGTGCTCCCCGTCGACGGCGAAGCACCGGTCGCGCGGATCACGTTCGCCGAACCGCTCGACGCGTCGGACGTGACCTTCGCCTACGCACTCGTCGATCTTTGTCACGAGAAGTCCGCGCACGGCGCCTTCCCGACGCTTCGGCTGATCGGAGCCGACACGAGTGAGCGCACCGCTGTCGGCACCACCTGGCCGGCCGGCGTGAACCGGGTCGCCGTCGACCTCACCGACTGGCCGGGCCGAGCCGCTGTCGTCGCCGTCGAGGTCTCCTTGCGCTTCCCCGCCCACGACACCGAGGACCGCGTGATGCCGGCCTCGACCGATGCGGGTCCCCGCGGCTTCCACCTCGCCGACATCGGCCTCAGCACCGCCCGGCGTACCTGGTAG
- a CDS encoding sialidase family protein → MTTHRRLRHRAPLIAAVVSATAVLLPLAAPPATAQDTIATTETTTTTADPFEAKTTVVFSDPDVPSGCHRIPAIVRAKDGSLLAFAEKRLNSCADKSNIETVVRRLPAGSTQWLPEQTVVRGEADDPQAPATRGNAAPVVYRHLPGAPRTGAPDGRIVMMGTHNPVDPANPGQSQGGAPRTPYVLYSDDNGATWSQPRFLEGLDDPAWGHYATGPVHAIQLTRGAHAGRLVVGVNYAPTSVRGAMLVYSDDGGTTWHRGARADYALGQQLIPQEMSLVEQANGDIYVWARQNWNGGTDEEEADPNIRPHRAVAISKNGGETYVNGFTLLRGFEAPPVQSAVLRTRATDEGDRYNRILSSAASLNTDPRSRMTIRSTFDEGLSWQTVDTPATSSDEGVQVWGDNDRSLSKEDCACYGGYSDMVELSNGDVGLLYERTKSGCWSVRTCAGTTDHRAEIAFVVLNDRDLHTPSTTVDVAGRSALVFDGVTSTQGVYGRALAFDGQQGRVQLPYRTKPVLGSGDFTVSTWMKYDDNSRDQAIFWAYGQDGKPQAWLQAEPGSNRIRGMVTSAAGSAGVTSTRAYADGAWHHVALRRQGGTLTLFVDGRQVGSATGAAGAVQGNDPTPIYLGQRLDGANRFHGALDEFRIYDRALSTAELIWLRISNTNAIPGRTAHLPMNAVVPAGEQSGDR, encoded by the coding sequence GTGACAACTCATCGCAGATTGCGACACCGGGCACCGCTGATCGCTGCCGTGGTCAGCGCGACGGCGGTACTGCTGCCGCTGGCGGCACCACCGGCCACCGCCCAGGACACCATCGCGACGACCGAGACCACCACCACGACCGCCGACCCGTTCGAGGCGAAGACGACGGTGGTGTTCTCCGACCCGGACGTCCCGTCCGGCTGTCACCGGATTCCCGCCATCGTCCGGGCGAAGGACGGGTCGTTGCTGGCCTTCGCGGAGAAGCGGCTCAACAGCTGCGCGGACAAGTCCAACATCGAGACCGTGGTCCGGCGGCTGCCGGCCGGGAGCACGCAGTGGCTGCCGGAGCAGACGGTCGTCCGCGGCGAGGCTGACGATCCGCAGGCGCCGGCGACCCGCGGCAATGCCGCTCCGGTGGTGTACCGGCACCTGCCGGGCGCGCCGCGGACCGGCGCCCCCGACGGCCGGATCGTGATGATGGGCACGCACAACCCGGTGGACCCGGCCAATCCCGGCCAGAGCCAAGGCGGCGCGCCGCGGACGCCGTACGTGCTGTACAGCGACGACAACGGCGCGACCTGGAGTCAGCCGCGCTTCCTGGAAGGGCTGGACGACCCGGCCTGGGGTCATTACGCGACCGGTCCGGTGCACGCCATCCAACTCACCCGCGGCGCGCACGCCGGTCGGCTGGTCGTTGGCGTCAACTACGCCCCCACAAGCGTCCGCGGCGCGATGCTGGTCTACAGCGACGACGGCGGGACGACCTGGCACCGCGGCGCCCGGGCCGACTACGCGCTCGGGCAGCAGCTGATCCCGCAGGAGATGAGCCTGGTCGAACAGGCGAACGGTGACATCTACGTCTGGGCCCGGCAGAACTGGAACGGCGGCACCGACGAGGAAGAGGCCGATCCCAACATCCGCCCGCACCGAGCAGTTGCCATCAGCAAGAACGGTGGCGAGACCTACGTCAACGGGTTCACGCTGCTCCGCGGCTTCGAGGCACCGCCGGTCCAGTCGGCGGTGCTGCGGACGCGAGCCACCGACGAAGGCGATCGGTACAACCGGATCCTGTCGTCGGCGGCCTCGCTGAACACGGACCCGCGGAGCCGGATGACGATCCGCTCGACGTTCGACGAGGGCCTCAGCTGGCAGACCGTCGACACCCCCGCCACCTCGAGCGACGAAGGCGTCCAGGTCTGGGGCGACAACGACCGCTCCCTCTCGAAGGAGGACTGCGCCTGCTACGGCGGCTACTCCGACATGGTGGAACTGTCCAACGGCGACGTGGGGCTGCTCTACGAGCGAACGAAATCCGGCTGCTGGTCGGTCCGGACCTGCGCCGGCACCACCGATCACCGCGCGGAGATCGCGTTCGTCGTCCTCAACGATCGCGATCTGCACACCCCGTCCACCACCGTGGACGTCGCGGGCCGGTCGGCGCTGGTGTTCGACGGCGTCACCAGCACCCAAGGCGTGTACGGCCGCGCGCTGGCGTTCGACGGGCAGCAGGGCCGGGTCCAGCTCCCGTACCGGACCAAGCCGGTGCTGGGATCGGGCGACTTCACCGTGTCGACCTGGATGAAGTACGACGACAACTCCAGGGACCAGGCCATCTTCTGGGCGTACGGCCAGGACGGTAAGCCGCAGGCATGGCTGCAAGCCGAGCCGGGCAGTAACCGGATTCGGGGCATGGTGACCTCCGCCGCCGGGTCCGCGGGCGTCACGTCCACCCGCGCGTACGCCGACGGCGCATGGCACCACGTCGCGCTCCGCCGGCAGGGCGGCACGCTGACCCTGTTCGTCGACGGCCGGCAGGTCGGCTCGGCCACGGGCGCCGCCGGTGCTGTCCAGGGCAACGACCCGACACCGATCTACCTCGGACAGCGCCTCGACGGGGCGAACCGGTTCCACGGCGCGCTGGACGAGTTCCGGATCTACGACCGCGCCCTGAGTACGGCTGAGCTGATCTGGTTGCGGATCAGCAACACCAACGCCATTCCCGGCCGCACCGCCCATCTACCGATGAACGCCGTCGTGCCGGCCGGCGAGCAGAGCGGCGACCGGTGA